A window of Fusarium musae strain F31 chromosome 1, whole genome shotgun sequence genomic DNA:
GGGTGCAGGCTTTCTAAGCTTCCGTGAACCGTTACAGAAATCTTGTATAGCGTCTCTCAGTTGATCGAGGGTGTACGGCTGCAGCTTTTCGTCTATCTTCATCCAGCTATTACGCTCGCAGAGACACTTCTCTCCGATATTCTCGGTGAACTTCCCATCAACCACTGTTGGGTACGGTCCGGTCTTGGCTGGACATGTACCAGTCCACACTGATTCTGTAGGCTCAGATGCATCTCCAGTCGTCGTTGTTGCTCTCTTAGTAGCAGTGCCAAACATTGAGTCAAGGTCTGACTGCACGTGATTGGCTATACTCTCAAGTTGTTCTTCGCTCAATTCCATGTCATCCCAGGTTTCCATTGCACGAAGAGACCTGTACGTTGGGATCCCCGATGTGGCCGTAGTTACATCGGTTCCCGTTATTGTCTGGCTGTGGTCCCGAACCTTGCACCCATAAACAGTGCCACAAGTGGAGATCACACCGCTGGAGAACGTAGTGGTTACTGTAGCATCAATGCTAACAGCATATGATGTGCTCGTAACACACAACTCGGCCGAATCGGTCTCACAGGCCGTGGGCTCATCTGAAAATGTCGGAGTGTTTCCAGGGCCGACACTACATTGAAAGtcagcatcttcaacatTCTCTTGGGGTTGGAGTGTCTCACGTGAAGCCGGGCCAGTCTGGAAGTGGTTGGTTCGTATTGATCTCGATGCCGCCTTTGGGGTTATCGGAAATGGCTGGCGGGGGACCACTATCGCCACGTTAGTAAGGAGAAGGCAATCATAGATTCGGGATACAGTACGGAGGATAGGTACCAGGTGGAAGAGAAACCCCCCATCCAGATATGGGTCCAATACATGCGTTAAAGAACCACATGTTGCAAGGTATCGCGAAGCCATCATCCCGAGTCTCAGGCATAGTGACGGATGTTGTTACAGGTACAGCAAAGTAAGTACTCGTTGACGAGGGCGAGGGCTGCTCGTTGTCGCTATGACTAGTTGTAATGTGTCCTGGTTCAGTGGAAGGTGCATCATCGCCCCGTGTTGATTGTTCTCTCAATGGAGTCGTCGGTTCGACAGACGTGGCGCTGGTCACCCCATTGACCTCTGTTTCTGAGACTGATGTGGGTGGGATTGAGGGGTTTGTGCTGGTGGTCCCAGATCCCGTTGCAGCACCTGTATCTGACTCTGACACGCTCGTCTCAACTCGGGATGAAGTATGGTGTTCTGTGGAAGGTGAAATGGTGGAAGTATCTGGCCCATTCGAGTTTGCGGTAGACGCAGGAGATCCAACATCGCTTGtgattgaggttgttgacgaGTTATCTGTAGAAAGGTTCGGGCTTCCACTGGGTTGTtcggtgctggtggtgctcACACCAGATGGCTCAGGTACAACAGTCTCAGTGGCGGGGTTGGTCTCTTCCGAATTGCCAGCTCTGGTTGTCCCGAGTCCAGTTGGGATAGTTGCTCCAGGACTGCCATCAGATGAAGTATCTGGACCATTGATAGACGCATCTGTACTGGCTGGGGGAAAGGCAGACTCCCGAGAGTCACTCTTTATCACAGTACTCCCGGTAGAGAGATGGGATGACTCGGGACTGTTGGTACTGGGTGAAGTAATATCTGTGAATCGAGTAGAGTCGGATTCAGAATCGGGAGACCCGACCGATGACTGTTCATTCGGGTTTGGGTTGGTCTTTGAGGATTGGGAGCCAGGCTCTGGAGGATGAACTGCAGTAGATACCTCGCCATCTGGCCTGGTGAACACGGTTGAGATACTCGGAATGGATGGAGTGGACGGTTGGCTTCCATGGGTGGACTCCGAGCTGTCAGGCTCACTCATGACTGGAAGATGGTTTGAAGTTGCACCCTCTTGGACAGTGGAAAGCAAAGTCGTTGCTTGGCCGATTGGTTGGGTGACGGTAAATGGTGCAGTATGGCCGGCTTCATCCTGGCTACTAAGCGCGAGACTGCCTGGCAGAGTCTCTGACACTGAGATGGCAATTGTCTCCGTTTTGTGAGAAGATACTGTAGGCAAGGACCCAGAGATTTCTCTGTCTGTGGTAGGATGTTCAGGCTTGGGTCGAACGACTGTAACTATAGTGCTGGTACGATCGGGCCTCAAAGATGAAGTCCAACTGTCGGGCTGATAGCACAAATCATAGGGACCACATTGCCAGCCTTCACGACAACAGCCCACGCCGCAGCATTTTCTGTCTAGCGGAATAATTAGTATCGTTTCACGGAATACACGGGATACCTGAATGACATACTAGGACCGCATATATGCTCGGGATATCCGTCTTTACTAGGGCAGCAGGTTTGTTCTCCTTCGATAGCACGGCAGTAACTTCCGCACTGACAGAGGCCTGCTTCACATTGTCGTAGAGGCTTGTTTTGGGCGGCTATGACAAGGGAATGAGCGagaaaaaagacaaaaaCGATGTGAGTCAGATTTCTCATGATGACCAAGGATCCTGAATAATGAACGTAAAAGAGAATGAGTGTGTAGTTGTCCGCACTTGAATTACACAACAGGATAGCTGTACTGATTTAATCTCTCGCCTGTACTTTGGGTCATGTCATTGTCCAGAAGGCGCATGCCTACGTGTCTGCCTAATCTCGAGGCTCAGCTACGATAATTTACAACATCCGCCTCGGCCGAGATCATAAGGATGCTGCACGTCCTAAACCTCCTACCAACAGAATGGGGCTGTGGAGAAAATCAAAAAGCATGCGCTGATACGGGAGCCACTTATTGGTAGATCCCCCAGGAGTTTACTTGAAACAAGCCAGTGCTCAAGAATTTTAGCAATACCATGAGCCGACTATGCCACGTCCAGACCGTGCGTGCTGTTGGCTaacaaccaacaccaacaaataCGAGACTGATTGAGATACTTTTACCGATGATTGTTGATTAATCGCTCACCGATCTCCGCAGTTCATTTATGTGAAGAAACAGCTTCCCAGGTAGCTGATCCTTCAGACTGCGCAAGATAATGATCCATTGGATAATCCACATCTTCTGAGTCAGAACTCCGTACTATGAGGCTTTTGGCTATGATCACAGACCCTTCACGGGCTTTCCAGGCGTATGATTCCGGCTTTGGCCGGTTTCAGGTGAGGTGTGATTATACAGTTGCATCGGACCAACAGTAATGCCAACAGTAATGCCTTACTGTTCGAGGCAAATCGCAAGCATTGCTATTTCCAAGCACGCCTATTTCCAATATGTCTATTTAGAAGCTTTGTTTCTCAGCTTCTCATAATGGAAACCACCTTGAAGCCTGTCGATCACTGACTCGGGACCCCTCTcacttttttatctttttgtTCATAGGTTTGATGCAGTCTTTCGCCTATGTCAAATATCATGTGGCCAAAACTTGTCTTTTTTCTCAGTTTCCTAGCTTTTGTCTTTGCGGACAATGATGATCCAGAGGATCTTAAGGTTACTCAAGTATTCCGCGTAAAGTCAGGGACTGAACTCGGTGGATGCGATAACTTCGACGTCAACAGATGGTTCTCAGATGCGAGATTGCTTATCAAAGCTGCAAAAGGAGCCTTGCAAGAGGCCCAGCAGTTCTTTGATAAGGGCAACAAAGATTCTCAAATTGAAAGCTATCTCCGAGCATTCTTCAGATTCGACCCGGAGGATGTTTCTGCGAAGTCAACActcgagaagatgatgtgTAAGTCGTGTTGCGTAACCTCACATTTCAGCCGTTTTGAGATAGGTCTAACTGCAAGTACAGATGATATCAACGAGGTCCATGATTCCTTAAAAGACACAAGTGGCGGCGACGATATGCCGTGGGTCTTTTGTGATAGCACATTCGCTGAGCGTTAGTATATCCCGTTAGCCAGGTTGTCCTTTGAATTAGCATAGCACTAAGCGATTTAGAGAAAAGCTGGTCAAGCAAAGCTCTGGTCGAAGGGACAGGCGCCCCAGATCCCGACGACCGGACGATCAAGCAGGCTTTTCCGGACATATGTCAAGAGAACTACACAAAGCGAAATGCCGctttgaagaaagagaggaaCGCTAGGAAAAGAATGATGCTCCCTAGAGAGTTTTGTATGCAAACAAACCTTTGGTCTTCATTGCATATCTGACATCTATCTTAGATCCTTTTTGGGTTGATGACTTCAAGCAGTACCGCTATGCCGAAAAGGGTAACTATTGCAACAAGGCAGGGAAAAAGAACATGGCCGGCACAGACGACAACATGCAGCCCAATACCATTACTTTCTGCACAATGAATTGGAAAGATCACAAATACAAGGGCTTGTCCGATTTTCCGCCTGTTGTGGATGAAGGGTTATCCCTTAACCACTTTGCAATTGGTGGCCTTACCTTTCTCCATGAATCATTCCACTACGCCCTTCTGAATGAACATACGCCAGATACTGCGTGTAAGTACGAGAGAATTTCCCTGAAAGTCTAGAGATAAATACTAACATGGCCTCTTCACTTGAAAAGATAATCTAGAGCAAATAACTGGTAGTGCTGCGTTGGACAATGGTCAGATCATTAAAACTGATCAAGCAGTCGCGAACCCGGAATCATGGACAATGTTTGCGCTTGCATGGTACCTTGGGAGTGAGAACAAAGACTTCACGTTTGCGAGTTCCATGTCGAAGCGCTTGTAGTGGCACAGTCAGACATGATGTTGGGGTTCCTTGGGTTAAACGCGTGTATTTCGTTCTAGAATAGAATTTGATGTTGCTGCCTTTGAATGTGCCGAGCAGAATACTATGGGATCTTGAGATATTCCAGACGCTAAGTGGCCCTCTGCCCATTCGCGGCTTCAAATCTGAGCCTGACATCACGCCCGATAGCATCCTCCACCACTCGAACACGCTCGAAAGCCACATGCAACGACTCCCATCCAATAGCACCAAGAGACTTCAAGTCACGCTGAAACGCATCTACAGCAAGCGGATAAGAACGTCCATCGTCTCCCCAAACAAGCCTCTTCTCAGTCGTTTTGTACTTTTGTTCCAGTTCCTGGCTCTGCCACTTGTGGCTCCAAACACTTGCGATAGCACTTTCTCCATGCCAGTCTGTTTGGCCATCTATCCATCCAAACATTGGTGGTTTCTTGTAACAGAGTGGGTTGGGAATTCCGGTTGCTGCCGTGTGAACAAGTTTCTGGGTTTTCCAGATGGCTGTTTGAGTCTCGTGAGTGATAGACGCCGGCCAGTATACAGTGAACAACTCGACGTTAGATGTATATCCAAGAGCGAACATGTTGCCGGTAAATACAATAATCTTGGTCTCCGGTTGCACGTTGTTGGTTGTCAGATTGGCCATTAACTGCTGATGCTCGGGGGACAATTTAAATTTGTCCCATTCCTTCTCCGTCTTCCAACCAACGGCGAGGAAATACTGTTGATCGGACTCAATGATAGGACCGAAATAAGTTTGGTTGATCGAATCTGGGCCCCATGCGTTAAGTGGCATGAAGATTGACTGCTCCGGTTTAGAATCATAATGAAACTTTGTCCATGTCGTGATTCCCTGTTTTTGAGCCCACTCAGAGGCGCTTTGAACACGAAAAAGCTCTTGTGTCGTGGCCATGTTTTTTTCTTGGGGGGATAAACTTAGAGAAGATGAATTTTGTATTTATCCAAGGATACAAATGGGGGGGAAGTTGGCTTTATTTTATGCTCGTTTTGATCAGCCTATCTAGGTGTCACAAGTCAGGGTGGAGATCA
This region includes:
- a CDS encoding hypothetical protein (EggNog:ENOG41), which encodes MSEPDSSESTHGSQPSTPSIPSISTVFTRPDGEVSTAVHPPEPGSQSSKTNPNPNEQSSVGSPDSESDSTRFTDITSPSTNSPESSHLSTGSTVIKSDSRESAFPPASTDASINGPDTSSDGSPGATIPTGLGTTRAGNSEETNPATETVVPEPSGVSTTSTEQPSGSPNLSTDNSSTTSITSDVGSPASTANSNGPDTSTISPSTEHHTSSRVETSVSESDTGAATGSGTTSTNPSIPPTSVSETEVNGVTSATSVEPTTPLREQSTRGDDAPSTEPGHITTSHSDNEQPSPSSTSTYFAVPVTTSVTMPETRDDGFAIPCNIGPPPAISDNPKGGIEINTNQPLPDWPGFTVGPGNTPTFSDEPTACETDSAELCVTSTSYAVSIDATVTTTFSSGVISTCGTVYGCKVRDHSQTITGTDVTTATSGIPTYRSLRAMETWDDMELSEEQLESIANHVQSDLDSMFGTATKRATTTTGDASEPTESVWTGTCPAKTGPYPTVVDGKFTENIGEKCLCERNSWMKIDEKLQPYTLDQLRDAIQDFCNGSRKLRKPAPTGIPDFAVNRFPTEGTHGIFISVGWDTPPLWNSTDERCKAKSDLFLGNSCKNALERFECRGAKRDDLWGGTYYEALDEGGCVRWTLTPVYLSDGGSTARRMSVEM
- a CDS encoding hypothetical protein (EggNog:ENOG41), whose amino-acid sequence is MWPKLVFFLSFLAFVFADNDDPEDLKVTQVFRVKSGTELGGCDNFDVNRWFSDARLLIKAAKGALQEAQQFFDKGNKDSQIESYLRAFFRFDPEDVSAKSTLEKMMYDINEVHDSLKDTSGGDDMPWVFCDSTFAEQKSWSSKALVEGTGAPDPDDRTIKQAFPDICQENYTKRNAALKKERNARKRMMLPREFYPFWVDDFKQYRYAEKGNYCNKAGKKNMAGTDDNMQPNTITFCTMNWKDHKYKGLSDFPPVVDEGLSLNHFAIGGLTFLHESFHYALLNEHTPDTACKYERISLKV